One window of the Candidatus Eisenbacteria bacterium genome contains the following:
- a CDS encoding transglutaminase: MRTFVRAAVAGLVLLLLPAAAAAAIGDTLFSFPSPCAAPTGLAYADGRLWLADWETGTLYEMTEDGAVLRAIRAPCRRPEGLASDGKVLYISDYETHRVFAFDPETNRTLRSYEAPESSPRGLAFGGGSLWLLDDGADTIYELVPEDGTILNYYKAPHDFGKDLAHDGTYLWAVDRKLDEIYALRPSDGKVLFLTKAPGKFPSGLAFGGGFLWLSDFETKRTYKIRASADVPFRVTGPVLRDFRYRYALRNDGEGSIAEAAIHLAVPYDTLENQKIVSPIRWTPEPDRFAVDRCGQEIAVFTFRDVPPGATVSAGYETRVRLGTLHYAFFPEDVKGLDAIPKEIREKGTAPKSRLQLDAELVRKTAREIVGDEKNPYWIARKIFDWVIETLEYDRVGGWDVPTTLIKRGTGSCSEYAFLYIALARSAGLPARYEGSVVVRGDDASIDDVYHRWCEVYLPGIGWMPVDPSGGDQPWPADQVRYFGGLADRFLITTHGGGDSEYLGWDYNADATYIYEGRGTVHEEGYGVWSPVAAE, translated from the coding sequence ATGCGCACGTTCGTCCGGGCCGCCGTGGCGGGCCTCGTTCTTCTTCTGCTTCCCGCAGCGGCGGCGGCCGCCATCGGAGACACGCTCTTCTCCTTCCCCTCTCCCTGCGCCGCGCCGACCGGGCTCGCCTACGCGGACGGGCGCCTCTGGCTCGCGGATTGGGAAACCGGGACACTCTACGAGATGACCGAGGACGGAGCGGTTCTCCGCGCGATCCGGGCTCCCTGCCGCCGACCGGAAGGGCTCGCCTCGGACGGAAAGGTCCTTTACATCTCGGATTATGAAACCCATCGGGTTTTTGCCTTCGATCCCGAGACGAACCGGACGCTTCGGTCGTACGAGGCGCCGGAATCCTCGCCTCGCGGGCTCGCCTTCGGCGGCGGATCGCTCTGGCTTCTCGACGACGGAGCGGACACGATCTACGAGCTCGTCCCCGAGGACGGAACGATCCTGAACTACTACAAAGCCCCGCACGACTTCGGAAAAGACCTCGCGCACGACGGGACCTACCTTTGGGCGGTCGACCGAAAACTCGACGAGATCTACGCGCTCCGCCCCTCGGACGGCAAGGTGCTCTTTCTGACGAAGGCCCCTGGGAAGTTCCCCTCGGGGCTCGCCTTCGGGGGAGGCTTCCTCTGGCTCTCCGACTTCGAGACGAAGCGGACGTACAAGATCCGCGCCTCCGCGGACGTTCCCTTCCGGGTCACCGGCCCGGTTCTTCGCGATTTCCGCTACCGCTACGCGCTCCGGAACGACGGAGAGGGATCGATCGCCGAGGCGGCGATCCATCTCGCGGTCCCCTACGACACGCTCGAGAACCAGAAGATCGTTTCGCCGATTCGATGGACGCCGGAGCCGGACCGTTTCGCCGTCGACCGATGCGGCCAGGAGATCGCCGTCTTCACCTTCCGGGACGTTCCCCCGGGGGCGACCGTCTCCGCCGGGTACGAGACCCGCGTGCGGCTCGGCACGCTCCACTACGCGTTCTTTCCCGAGGACGTGAAGGGTCTCGACGCGATCCCGAAGGAGATCCGCGAGAAGGGGACCGCGCCGAAATCGCGTCTTCAGCTCGACGCGGAGCTCGTGCGGAAGACCGCTCGCGAGATCGTCGGGGACGAGAAGAACCCGTACTGGATCGCGCGGAAGATCTTCGATTGGGTGATCGAGACGCTCGAGTACGACCGTGTCGGCGGATGGGATGTCCCGACGACGCTCATCAAGCGGGGCACCGGATCGTGCTCGGAGTACGCGTTCCTCTACATCGCCCTCGCCCGCTCCGCCGGTCTTCCCGCGCGCTACGAGGGGAGCGTGGTCGTCCGAGGCGACGACGCGTCGATCGACGACGTCTATCACCGCTGGTGCGAGGTCTACCTCCCCGGGATCGGCTGGATGCCGGTCGATCCGAGCGGCGGCGACCAGCCTTGGCCGGCGGACCAAGTCCGCTATTTCGGCGGGCTCGCCGACCGCTTCCTCATCACGACGCACGGGGGAGGCGACTCCGAGTATCTGGGTTGGGACTACAACGCGGACGCGACCTACATCTACGAAGGAAGAGGGACGGTGCACGAGGAAGGATACGGGGTCTGGAGTCCGGTCGCGGCGGAATGA
- a CDS encoding Crp/Fnr family transcriptional regulator produces the protein MTRRQDSGKKIPCAVCDMRKNGLLSRVEERLLERVEGAKVIHRFGPRQVIFHEGTPPLAVYCLRAGRVKLYRSGKRGEEVVLRVLGPGAAFGYRPLLCEELYAVTAESIEESEVCVLPRQVLTDLLRDSPSFAIDLLARIARELRYSEDQLLDLTQKSVLERTSGLLVMFLENCGEKTDGGIRLAIPIQRKEMAQMVGTTPETFSRTLHELAERGIIVLSRSDIVVRDEAALRQAVGE, from the coding sequence ATGACGCGAAGACAGGACTCCGGCAAGAAGATCCCCTGCGCCGTCTGCGACATGCGGAAGAACGGGCTGCTCTCTCGTGTGGAGGAGAGGCTCCTCGAACGCGTCGAGGGGGCGAAGGTGATCCATCGTTTCGGGCCGCGCCAGGTCATCTTTCACGAGGGAACGCCGCCGCTCGCGGTCTATTGCCTGCGCGCGGGGCGCGTGAAGCTCTATCGAAGCGGAAAACGGGGCGAGGAGGTTGTGCTCCGCGTCCTCGGGCCGGGAGCCGCCTTTGGCTACCGGCCCCTCCTCTGCGAGGAGCTTTACGCCGTGACGGCCGAGTCGATCGAGGAGTCCGAGGTGTGCGTCCTCCCCCGGCAGGTCCTCACGGATCTCCTTCGGGACTCCCCTTCCTTCGCGATCGATCTTCTCGCGCGAATCGCCCGCGAACTCCGTTATTCCGAGGACCAGCTTCTCGACCTCACCCAGAAGTCGGTTCTCGAGAGAACCTCGGGACTCCTCGTCATGTTCCTCGAGAACTGCGGCGAGAAGACCGACGGCGGAATCCGCCTCGCGATCCCCATCCAGCGGAAGGAGATGGCCCAGATGGTCGGAACGACGCCCGAGACCTTCTCCCGCACCCTCCACGAGCTCGCCGAGCGCGGGATCATCGTCCTTTCCCGGTCCGACATCGTCGTCCGCGACGAGGCGGCGCTTCGGCAGGCCGTGGGGGAGTAG
- a CDS encoding undecaprenyl-phosphate glucose phosphotransferase, whose protein sequence is MNQKAPLTFAFLSVVADWLAVALALALAFWIRFDSGWIAAPKGIPSFASYLPGFLFTAFGWVILFAFLGLYDPRRGTSWGEEALLVFKGAVLGTLVLMSAAFLYRGVSYSRLFFAFAVLLAFFAVLLSRVLMRKARSLARARGIGIENVLLVGGGDLAAAIRRSIETRPERAFRLAGAVSDPDLPPPAGIPDLGSLDAIAEICRSRRIARVFIALPESKRERIVEILRACENLPLQFEIVPDLFSRLGERMRLSEIDGIPLLGMKDFPLQSWNRFVKRAFDIVLSIALLLLFLPVLLVLALAITIDSPGPVFYRQRRIGRDGRVFRIAKLRTMVANAEEETGPVWATPGDARATRVGVFLRRTSLDELPQLWNVLRGDMSLVGPRPERPHFVRAFEKDVPRYFDRHRVKSGMTGWAQVNGLRGNTPIEERTRYDVYYVENWSLLFDLRILFLTALHVVRHATSPRSR, encoded by the coding sequence ATGAACCAGAAAGCTCCTCTTACGTTCGCCTTTCTTTCGGTCGTCGCCGACTGGCTTGCGGTCGCGCTCGCGCTCGCGCTCGCCTTCTGGATCCGCTTCGATTCCGGTTGGATCGCCGCTCCGAAGGGAATCCCCTCCTTCGCGAGCTATCTCCCCGGGTTCCTCTTCACCGCGTTCGGCTGGGTGATCCTCTTCGCGTTTCTCGGCCTCTACGATCCGAGGCGCGGCACCAGCTGGGGAGAGGAAGCGCTGCTCGTCTTCAAGGGGGCGGTTCTCGGGACGCTCGTCCTCATGTCCGCCGCGTTCCTCTACCGGGGGGTCTCGTACTCGCGCCTCTTCTTCGCGTTCGCCGTCCTTCTCGCGTTTTTCGCGGTCCTTCTCTCGCGCGTCCTCATGCGGAAGGCGCGGAGCCTCGCGCGCGCGCGCGGGATCGGGATCGAGAACGTGCTTCTCGTCGGCGGGGGCGACCTCGCCGCTGCGATCCGCCGGAGCATCGAGACTCGGCCGGAGCGCGCCTTTCGGCTCGCCGGCGCCGTCTCCGACCCGGATCTCCCCCCGCCCGCCGGGATTCCGGACCTCGGATCGCTCGACGCGATCGCGGAGATCTGCCGCTCGCGACGCATCGCGCGCGTCTTCATCGCGCTCCCCGAATCGAAGCGCGAGCGGATCGTCGAGATCCTGCGGGCGTGCGAGAATCTTCCGCTGCAGTTCGAGATCGTTCCCGATCTCTTCTCGCGCCTCGGCGAGAGGATGCGGCTCTCCGAGATCGACGGGATCCCGCTCCTCGGGATGAAGGACTTTCCCCTCCAATCGTGGAATCGATTCGTGAAGCGCGCGTTCGATATCGTTCTCTCGATCGCGCTCCTTCTTCTCTTCCTTCCGGTTCTTCTCGTCCTCGCGCTCGCGATCACGATCGATTCCCCGGGCCCGGTCTTCTACCGTCAGCGGAGGATCGGAAGGGATGGACGGGTCTTTCGCATCGCGAAGCTCCGCACGATGGTCGCGAACGCCGAGGAGGAAACCGGGCCGGTTTGGGCGACGCCCGGGGACGCGCGGGCAACCCGCGTCGGCGTGTTTCTCCGGCGGACGAGCCTCGACGAGCTGCCGCAGCTCTGGAACGTGCTCCGCGGCGACATGTCGCTCGTCGGACCGCGCCCGGAGCGCCCGCATTTCGTGCGCGCGTTCGAGAAGGACGTGCCGCGCTATTTCGACCGGCACCGGGTGAAGTCGGGGATGACCGGCTGGGCGCAGGTGAACGGGCTTCGCGGCAACACGCCGATCGAGGAGAGGACGCGCTACGACGTCTACTACGTCGAGAACTGGTCGCTTCTCTTCGACCTCCGCATTCTCTTTCTCACGGCGCTCCACGTCGTGCGCCACGCGACCTCTCCGCGGTCCCGCTGA
- the acnA gene encoding aconitate hydratase AcnA translates to MSRPSKDSFAARRPLAVEGKTYEIFSLRRLEELGFPVGRLPFSLRVLLENLLRHEDGSAVRREEIEALARWHPGDAPRMEIAFTPARVLLQDFTGVPAVVDLAAMRDAVAEMGGDPARINPIFPAELVIDHSVQVDSFGRPDSFARNVDREFERNGERYALLRWAQSAFRNFAVVPPATGIVHQVNLEHLARVVCDADGVAFPDTLVGTDSHTTMVNGLGVLGWGVGGIEAEAAMLGQPLSMLIPEVIGFRLHGSLPAGTTATDLVLTVTEILRKKRVVGKIVEFTGDGIASLSLPDRATLANMSPEYGSTAAIFPIDGVTIDYLRLTGRSEERVRLVEAYAREQGLFRDANAPDPLFTGVVTLDLGEVEAVLAGPRRPHDRVPLRRAKEAWGESLPTLAAPSKDAAPSEETLQTRARVTLDGETFTIGHGSVVIASITSCTNTSNPSVLVAAGLLAKTAAARGLRVKPWVKTSLAPGSKVVTRYLSDSGLLGALEDLKFHLVGYGCMTCIGNSGPLPDPIREAVRANRLVVASVLSGNRNFEGRINPDTRANFLASPPLVVAYALAGRIDIDFDKEPIGTGTDGGEVFLRDIWPRPEEIRAVALKCVRAEMFSKEYADVFAGDERWRAIPVPRGDRFRWDPSSTYVRKPPFFDAMTAEPEPPADIEGARVLAVLGDSVTTDHISPAGSIPRDMPAGKYLINQGVDPKDFNSFGARRGNHEVMMRGTFGNVRLRNALAPGIEGGWTTFPPGGETITIFEASLRYRETNVPLLVLAGKEYGSGSSRDWAAKGTAMLGIRAVLAESFERIHRSNLIGMGVLPLQFLDGEGRESLGLDGRETYAVRGIPGLRPGGRLRVVARGEKGERSFEVLARIDTPMELESYRHGGILRLVLRQLLAV, encoded by the coding sequence ATGAGCCGACCGTCCAAGGATTCCTTCGCTGCGCGCCGTCCCCTCGCCGTCGAGGGGAAGACCTATGAGATCTTCAGCTTGAGACGTCTGGAGGAGCTCGGGTTTCCGGTCGGGAGGCTGCCGTTTTCTCTCCGTGTCCTCCTCGAGAACTTGCTCCGGCACGAGGATGGGTCGGCCGTCCGCCGCGAGGAGATCGAGGCGCTCGCCCGCTGGCATCCCGGAGACGCCCCCCGGATGGAGATCGCGTTTACGCCGGCGCGCGTTCTTCTTCAAGACTTCACCGGCGTTCCGGCGGTGGTCGATCTGGCGGCGATGCGGGACGCGGTGGCGGAAATGGGGGGCGATCCGGCGCGCATCAACCCGATCTTTCCTGCCGAGCTCGTGATCGACCATTCGGTGCAGGTCGACTCGTTCGGGCGGCCCGACTCGTTCGCGAGGAACGTCGATCGGGAGTTCGAGAGAAACGGGGAGCGTTACGCGCTGCTCCGCTGGGCGCAGAGCGCCTTCCGGAACTTCGCGGTCGTTCCCCCCGCCACAGGCATCGTGCACCAGGTGAACCTCGAGCATCTCGCGCGCGTCGTGTGCGACGCGGACGGCGTCGCGTTTCCCGACACGCTCGTCGGGACCGACAGCCACACGACGATGGTGAACGGCCTCGGCGTGCTCGGCTGGGGGGTCGGCGGGATCGAAGCGGAGGCGGCGATGCTCGGGCAACCGCTCTCCATGCTGATCCCCGAGGTGATCGGCTTCCGGCTGCACGGGAGCCTCCCCGCGGGAACGACGGCGACCGATCTCGTCCTCACGGTGACGGAGATCCTTCGGAAGAAAAGGGTCGTGGGGAAGATCGTCGAGTTCACCGGCGATGGGATCGCGAGCCTTTCTCTCCCGGACCGCGCGACGCTCGCGAACATGTCCCCCGAGTACGGATCGACGGCGGCGATTTTCCCGATCGACGGGGTCACAATCGATTATCTCCGGCTCACCGGGCGGAGCGAGGAGAGGGTGCGGCTCGTGGAGGCGTACGCGAGGGAGCAAGGGCTCTTCCGCGACGCGAATGCTCCCGATCCGCTCTTCACAGGCGTCGTCACGCTCGATCTCGGCGAGGTGGAGGCCGTCTTGGCCGGCCCGAGACGGCCGCACGACCGGGTTCCGCTTCGGCGCGCGAAAGAGGCGTGGGGGGAATCGCTCCCGACGCTCGCGGCGCCGTCGAAGGACGCGGCTCCTTCGGAGGAGACGCTCCAAACCCGCGCGCGCGTGACCCTTGATGGCGAAACCTTTACGATCGGCCACGGCTCGGTTGTGATCGCGTCGATCACCTCCTGCACGAACACATCGAACCCGTCCGTGCTCGTCGCGGCGGGGCTTCTCGCGAAGACGGCGGCGGCGCGCGGCCTCCGCGTGAAGCCGTGGGTGAAGACGAGCCTTGCGCCCGGGTCGAAGGTGGTGACCCGATACCTCTCCGATTCCGGCCTCCTCGGCGCGCTCGAGGATCTCAAGTTCCATCTCGTCGGCTACGGCTGCATGACGTGCATCGGGAACAGCGGCCCCCTCCCCGATCCGATCCGCGAGGCGGTCCGCGCGAACCGGCTCGTCGTCGCCTCGGTCCTCTCCGGGAACCGAAACTTCGAGGGGCGAATCAACCCGGACACGCGCGCGAACTTCCTCGCGAGCCCGCCGCTCGTCGTGGCCTACGCGCTCGCGGGGCGGATCGACATCGACTTCGACAAGGAACCGATCGGAACGGGGACGGACGGCGGGGAGGTCTTCCTCCGCGACATCTGGCCGCGTCCGGAGGAGATCCGCGCGGTCGCCCTGAAGTGCGTGCGCGCCGAGATGTTCTCGAAGGAGTACGCGGACGTCTTCGCCGGAGACGAGAGATGGCGCGCGATCCCGGTTCCGCGAGGGGACCGTTTCCGATGGGATCCCTCTTCGACCTACGTGCGGAAGCCCCCCTTCTTCGACGCGATGACGGCCGAGCCGGAGCCGCCGGCCGACATCGAGGGGGCGCGCGTCCTCGCCGTTCTCGGGGACTCCGTCACCACCGACCACATCTCGCCCGCCGGATCGATCCCGCGCGACATGCCGGCCGGGAAATACTTGATCAATCAAGGGGTCGATCCGAAGGACTTCAACTCGTTCGGCGCGCGCCGCGGTAACCACGAGGTGATGATGCGCGGGACCTTCGGGAACGTGCGGCTTCGCAACGCGCTCGCGCCGGGGATCGAGGGAGGATGGACGACCTTCCCTCCGGGCGGAGAGACGATCACGATCTTCGAGGCGTCCCTGCGCTACCGGGAGACGAACGTTCCTCTTCTCGTCCTCGCCGGAAAGGAGTACGGATCCGGATCGTCGCGCGACTGGGCGGCGAAGGGGACCGCGATGCTCGGCATCCGCGCGGTCCTCGCCGAATCGTTCGAGCGGATCCATCGGAGCAACCTGATCGGCATGGGCGTCCTCCCCCTTCAGTTTCTCGACGGGGAGGGAAGAGAGAGCCTCGGGCTCGACGGGCGCGAAACATACGCCGTGCGCGGCATCCCGGGGCTCCGCCCGGGCGGGCGGCTTCGGGTCGTCGCCCGCGGAGAGAAGGGGGAGCGGTCGTTCGAGGTTCTCGCGCGGATCGACACCCCGATGGAGCTCGAGTCGTATCGGCACGGAGGGATCCTCCGCTTGGTCCTCCGGCAACTCCTTGCGGTGTGA
- a CDS encoding nicotinamidase — protein MKGWPEPGDALLLVDVQNDFCPGGALPVPSGGEVIPVLNRWIEEAKAAGVPIVASRDRHPPDHRSFRANGGIWPAHCVPGTEGAEIRSDLALPEGAILVDKGTRAKDENYSAFDGTGLAARLRKAGVRRVWVGGLALDYCVRATVFDALEAGFETFLIREGTRPVDANPGDGERALEEMRRAGAKIV, from the coding sequence ATGAAGGGATGGCCCGAACCGGGCGACGCGCTTCTCCTCGTCGACGTGCAGAACGACTTCTGCCCCGGCGGCGCGCTCCCGGTCCCGTCCGGCGGCGAGGTGATCCCGGTCCTGAACCGGTGGATCGAGGAGGCGAAGGCGGCGGGGGTTCCGATCGTCGCCTCCCGCGATCGGCATCCTCCCGACCACCGGAGCTTCCGAGCGAACGGAGGGATCTGGCCGGCCCACTGCGTCCCGGGGACGGAGGGGGCGGAGATCCGGAGCGACCTCGCTCTGCCGGAGGGGGCGATCCTCGTCGACAAAGGAACGCGCGCGAAGGATGAGAACTACTCGGCCTTCGACGGGACCGGTCTCGCGGCGAGGCTCCGGAAGGCGGGCGTGCGGCGGGTTTGGGTCGGCGGGCTCGCGCTCGACTACTGCGTGCGGGCCACGGTCTTCGACGCGCTCGAAGCCGGCTTCGAGACCTTCTTGATCCGTGAAGGAACGCGGCCGGTTGACGCGAACCCCGGGGACGGGGAGCGCGCGCTCGAGGAGATGCGGCGGGCGGGCGCGAAAATCGTTTAG